From Bacteroidota bacterium, the proteins below share one genomic window:
- a CDS encoding PorV/PorQ family protein, producing the protein MNKRLHIILLAAILPVAVYGQSAVDVSKTGTTAATFLEISVGAPAIGLGGAFVSLSNDATALYWNPAGIAKLTGSEAVLSHTDWIADTKFDFAGIVLPVGSFGTLGFSLTSLSMADMPVTTVEMPDGTGEYFSAGDIAAGLSYARLLSDRFSVGFTAKFIQQSIWHETADAFAVDVGTLFKTDLFGGMVIGATLSNFGTPMTLAGSDTRQFLQLDATKPGTNNQIPADIEMNSWDLPLRFQIGVSTNVVDNETYRWTVAVDAIHPNDNYESVDVGTEFALRDFIFIRAGYQSLFLSQSEGGLSLGLGVTSSLVSSSSLVKFDYAYRDYGRLEGVHSFSLAVRF; encoded by the coding sequence ATGAACAAACGTCTGCACATCATTCTCCTTGCCGCAATACTCCCGGTCGCGGTGTACGGGCAAAGCGCCGTCGACGTCTCGAAAACAGGGACGACGGCAGCAACGTTTCTGGAAATCTCCGTCGGCGCTCCGGCGATCGGCCTCGGGGGGGCATTCGTGAGCCTCTCCAACGACGCCACGGCCCTCTACTGGAACCCCGCGGGCATCGCCAAACTTACCGGCAGCGAAGCAGTTCTTTCGCATACCGATTGGATCGCGGATACAAAGTTCGATTTTGCCGGCATCGTCCTTCCTGTGGGGAGTTTCGGAACGCTCGGGTTCAGCCTCACCTCCCTGAGCATGGCCGATATGCCCGTGACCACGGTGGAAATGCCGGATGGCACAGGAGAGTATTTCAGCGCCGGTGATATTGCCGCCGGGCTCTCCTATGCCCGGCTGCTCAGCGACCGTTTTTCCGTCGGCTTCACCGCGAAGTTCATTCAGCAATCGATCTGGCACGAAACAGCCGACGCGTTCGCAGTGGATGTCGGGACGTTATTCAAGACGGATCTTTTTGGCGGTATGGTCATCGGAGCGACGTTGTCGAATTTTGGAACGCCGATGACGCTGGCGGGGAGCGATACGCGGCAATTTCTTCAGCTCGACGCAACAAAGCCGGGGACGAACAACCAGATCCCGGCAGACATTGAAATGAATTCATGGGACCTGCCGCTCCGGTTCCAGATCGGCGTCTCGACGAACGTTGTGGACAACGAGACCTATCGATGGACAGTTGCGGTCGATGCGATCCACCCGAACGATAATTACGAGAGCGTCGATGTCGGAACCGAATTTGCGCTGCGCGATTTCATTTTCATCCGCGCCGGATACCAGTCGCTCTTCCTGAGTCAGAGCGAAGGGGGGCTTTCACTCGGTCTGGGCGTTACCTCCAGCCTCGTTTCCAGCAGCTCATTGGTAAAGTTCGATTACGCGTATCGTGATTACGGACGGCTTGAAGGCGTGCACTCGTTCTCACTTGCCGTTCGATTTTAG